The genomic region TTATTGATCTTAAACCATATGATGATGTGGATTATTTAAAAACATTAAAAGAAAAGAGTTTAAAAATAGCTATTTTATCAAATGCTGATAACGATTTTGTAATTCCAGCTTTAGAAAAAAAACCTTTTCCATTTGATATATTGATTACATCACATTCTTCAAAACTATATAAACCCGATCCTAAAATATTTGAATATACATTAAATAAAATGAATCTAAAAAAAGAGGATGTTATTTTTGTTGGAGATAATTATTTTGTTGATGTAATAGGCGGAAATAGTTTTGGAATGAAATCAATATTGATAAAAAGGGCATTTAATAAATTCGAACATCCTGATACTATTTATAATTTATATGAATTAGAAAAATATATTTAAAATACTAAATTTACTTTGCGTGCAGCACCGCTTCTAAATAACGTTCTGGTGCCTGCACCTTTTTTTATTAAATCAAATAATTTTTCTGAGTCTTCAATATATGATCCAGATAATATTTTTACCGGAAATACATCTTCTACCATTATTGTAGAAGGTCCTGCTATAGCTACTCTATCAGTATTTATATAATTTAGTATATAATCAATAGTTCCATTTACTATAGTTGTTCCTGTAATAATTACAGCTGTGCACTTTGGAAGCATTTCAATTATTGCCCAATCTGGCAATATTTGATCATGTCTTCTCTGCCTATCAAAAATTAAAACATCCCAAACTTTTGGTCTTAAAGCATCTACAAATGGAGTTATTTCTCCAACAATACCTACAATATCTTTCTTATTAAATTCCATTAATTCTAAAGTGTCTCCTTTAACAAATCTTTCTGGATTTTTATTAAAAATAGCATTTACAGCTGCATATGAAACAGATCTTAATAATGGATCCCCAGAAAACAAACCGACATCTAATAGGTCTTTTACTTTCATTCCAACTTCAGCCTTACTTTCAGGTTTCCCATCTAACCCCATACATTTGTAAAATTCTTCACATTTACCCAAAGTATCTTCGCGATTTGTAGCGACAAATCCTGTTCTGCCATCGCTTAATTTAACAGCAGTTTCACCAATACCAATAACAAAATCTTCAACATATATATCTTCCGAAATGTTTTCTAATGC from Marinitoga aeolica harbors:
- a CDS encoding HAD family hydrolase codes for the protein MKKGIIFDLYGTLINANHLFLPIAKIISKETKYPARLLELKIRDTYNKYFKDYHLKPFKPEREYYKIMFNELKDFLGLKNSIDWYIDEMYKTFIDLKPYDDVDYLKTLKEKSLKIAILSNADNDFVIPALEKKPFPFDILITSHSSKLYKPDPKIFEYTLNKMNLKKEDVIFVGDNYFVDVIGGNSFGMKSILIKRAFNKFEHPDTIYNLYELEKYI
- a CDS encoding Rossmann-like domain-containing protein, with the translated sequence MALSKKLYKKALENISEDIYVEDFVIGIGETAVKLSDGRTGFVATNREDTLGKCEEFYKCMGLDGKPESKAEVGMKVKDLLDVGLFSGDPLLRSVSYAAVNAIFNKNPERFVKGDTLELMEFNKKDIVGIVGEITPFVDALRPKVWDVLIFDRQRRHDQILPDWAIIEMLPKCTAVIITGTTIVNGTIDYILNYINTDRVAIAGPSTIMVEDVFPVKILSGSYIEDSEKLFDLIKKGAGTRTLFRSGAARKVNLVF